Proteins found in one Arthrobacter pascens genomic segment:
- the serA gene encoding phosphoglycerate dehydrogenase has product MSKPVVLLAEELSPATVEALGPDFEIRQTDGADRSQLLSAIADVDAILVRSATQVDAEAIAAAKNLKVIARAGVGLDNVDIKAATQAGVMVVNAPTSNIVSAAELTVGHILSLARHIPQASSALKNGEWKRSKYTGIELFEKKVGIIGLGRIGALVAARLQGFDTEILAYDPYITSARAAQLGVKLVSLDELLSQSDFVTIHMPKTPETVGMLGADAFTKMKSTAYVVNVARGGLVDEEALYAALQDRQIAGAAVDVFVKEPSTDLPFFGLDNVVVTPHLGASTDEAQEKAGVSVARSVRLALAGELVPDAVNVAGGVIAPDVRPGIPLIEKLGRIFTALTHASLTQIDVEVAGEIAALDVKVLELAALKGIFADVVTEQVSYVNAPVIAEQRGINTRLITTPEAEDYRNVLTIRGALSDGSQISVAGTLTGPKQVEKLVGLNGYDVEIPISEHLVVVAYADRPGVIGTIGHILGMNNINIAGMQVARQAEGGQVLALLTIDSSVPQQVLDAIKAGIGAEMVREVDLED; this is encoded by the coding sequence GTGTCAAAACCCGTAGTACTGCTCGCCGAAGAACTTTCGCCCGCCACAGTCGAGGCCCTCGGCCCGGACTTTGAAATCCGCCAGACCGACGGCGCCGACCGTTCCCAGCTGCTGTCTGCGATCGCCGACGTCGACGCCATCCTGGTCCGTTCCGCCACCCAGGTTGACGCCGAGGCCATCGCCGCGGCCAAGAACCTCAAGGTCATCGCCCGCGCCGGCGTTGGCCTGGACAACGTGGACATCAAGGCCGCCACGCAGGCCGGCGTGATGGTGGTCAACGCCCCGACGTCGAACATCGTCTCCGCGGCAGAGCTCACCGTGGGCCACATCCTCAGCCTGGCCCGCCACATCCCGCAGGCGAGCTCCGCCCTCAAGAACGGTGAATGGAAGCGCTCCAAGTACACCGGCATTGAACTCTTCGAGAAGAAGGTCGGCATCATCGGCCTGGGCCGGATCGGCGCACTGGTCGCTGCCCGGCTGCAGGGCTTCGATACCGAGATCCTCGCCTATGACCCCTACATCACATCGGCCCGCGCCGCCCAGCTCGGGGTCAAGCTGGTCTCCCTGGACGAACTGCTCAGCCAGTCCGACTTCGTCACCATCCACATGCCCAAGACGCCGGAAACCGTGGGCATGCTGGGCGCCGACGCCTTCACGAAGATGAAGTCCACCGCCTACGTGGTCAACGTCGCCCGCGGCGGCCTTGTGGACGAGGAAGCCCTCTACGCTGCCCTGCAGGACCGCCAGATCGCCGGCGCCGCCGTGGACGTGTTCGTCAAGGAACCCAGCACCGACCTGCCGTTCTTCGGCCTGGACAACGTGGTGGTGACCCCGCACCTGGGCGCCTCAACTGACGAGGCACAGGAAAAGGCCGGTGTCTCGGTAGCAAGGTCCGTGCGCCTGGCGCTGGCCGGCGAGCTCGTTCCCGACGCCGTCAATGTCGCCGGTGGCGTGATCGCCCCCGACGTCCGTCCGGGCATCCCGCTGATCGAAAAGCTGGGGCGCATCTTCACCGCCCTGACCCACGCCTCCCTGACCCAGATCGACGTGGAAGTGGCCGGCGAGATCGCCGCCCTGGACGTCAAGGTCCTGGAACTGGCGGCGCTCAAGGGCATCTTCGCTGACGTTGTCACCGAGCAGGTCTCCTACGTCAACGCCCCCGTCATCGCCGAGCAGCGCGGCATCAACACGCGCCTGATCACGACGCCGGAAGCCGAGGACTACCGCAACGTCCTGACCATCCGGGGTGCTCTGAGCGACGGCTCCCAGATCTCCGTGGCCGGCACCCTGACAGGTCCCAAGCAGGTGGAGAAGCTGGTTGGCCTCAACGGCTACGACGTGGAGATTCCGATCAGCGAGCACCTTGTGGTGGTGGCCTACGCCGACCGCCCCGGCGTGATCGGCACGATCGGCCACATCCTGGGCATGAACAACATCAACATTGCGGGCATGCAGGTCGCACGGCAGGCCGAGGGCGGACAGGTACTGGCGCTGCTCACCATCGACAGCTCCGTTCCGCAGCAGGTCCTGGACGCCATCAAGGCCGGCATCGGGGCGGAAATGGTCCGCGAAGTGGACCTCGAGGACTAA
- the metG gene encoding methionine--tRNA ligase produces the protein MTASEKTPFYITTAITYPNGVPHIGHAYEYIATDAMARFKRLDGYDVMFLTGTDEHGMKIAQTAEKEGISPKELVDRNAEVYKAAHSALGITYDRFIRTTDADHYAASQAIWKKMEANGDIYLSKYEGWYSVRDEAFYVEDDTVLKDDGLRYSKETDTEVTWTAEESYFFRLSAYRDRLLALYEAQPEFGAPQSRFNEVISFVRRGLEDLSISRTTFDWGVPVPGNDKHVMYVWVDALTNYLTGVGYPDVDSDAFRKFWPADVHVIGKDISRFHAIFWPAFLMSAGLELPKRIMIHGFLQNNGVKMSKSLGNVVAPADFVAQYGLDQVRFFFLREVPFGADGSYNHEAIVGRANSDLANNFGNLAQRSLSMVAKNCEGLVPVPGAFSAADSALLDQANGLLRASRAAFEKQEFSRALEAIWGVLGDTNAYFAEQAPWVLRKTDVERMNTVLYVTLEVLRIVAILAQPVMPTATAALLETLGQPEGAARQFAAIPTPIVAGTPLPAPSPVFPKYEEPAEA, from the coding sequence GTGACTGCTTCAGAGAAAACGCCCTTCTACATCACCACGGCCATCACGTACCCCAACGGCGTGCCGCATATCGGCCACGCCTACGAGTACATTGCCACCGACGCCATGGCGCGCTTCAAGCGGCTGGACGGCTATGACGTGATGTTCCTGACCGGCACGGACGAGCACGGCATGAAAATCGCCCAGACGGCTGAGAAGGAAGGCATCAGCCCCAAGGAGCTGGTGGACCGAAACGCCGAGGTATACAAGGCGGCACACTCCGCCCTGGGGATCACCTACGACAGGTTCATCAGGACCACGGACGCCGATCATTATGCCGCGTCGCAGGCCATCTGGAAGAAGATGGAAGCCAACGGCGATATCTACCTTTCAAAGTACGAGGGCTGGTATTCCGTCAGGGACGAAGCCTTCTACGTCGAGGACGACACCGTCCTCAAGGACGACGGCCTGCGCTACTCCAAGGAGACGGACACCGAGGTGACCTGGACGGCCGAGGAGAGCTACTTCTTCAGGCTGTCCGCCTACCGGGACCGGCTCCTGGCGCTCTATGAAGCCCAGCCTGAATTCGGCGCCCCGCAGTCACGGTTCAACGAAGTGATCAGCTTCGTCAGGCGCGGCCTGGAGGACCTGTCCATCAGCCGCACCACCTTCGACTGGGGCGTCCCTGTCCCCGGCAACGACAAGCACGTGATGTACGTCTGGGTGGACGCCTTGACCAACTACCTCACAGGGGTGGGCTATCCGGACGTCGATTCGGACGCATTCCGGAAGTTCTGGCCTGCCGACGTGCACGTCATCGGCAAGGACATCTCGCGCTTCCACGCCATCTTCTGGCCCGCCTTCCTGATGAGCGCAGGGCTGGAGCTGCCCAAGCGGATCATGATCCACGGGTTCCTGCAGAACAACGGCGTCAAGATGTCCAAGTCTTTGGGCAACGTGGTTGCGCCGGCGGACTTCGTCGCGCAATACGGCCTGGACCAGGTTCGTTTCTTCTTCCTCCGCGAGGTCCCCTTCGGCGCTGACGGCAGCTACAACCACGAGGCCATCGTGGGACGGGCGAACTCGGACCTGGCCAACAACTTCGGAAACCTTGCCCAGCGTTCGCTGTCCATGGTGGCCAAGAACTGCGAAGGCCTTGTTCCCGTCCCGGGCGCATTCTCGGCCGCGGACTCCGCACTCCTGGACCAGGCCAACGGGCTCCTTCGGGCGTCCAGGGCTGCCTTCGAAAAACAGGAATTCAGCCGCGCCCTCGAAGCGATCTGGGGCGTGCTGGGTGATACCAACGCCTACTTCGCCGAGCAGGCCCCGTGGGTGCTGCGGAAGACCGACGTCGAACGCATGAACACGGTCCTGTACGTGACGCTGGAAGTGCTGCGGATTGTGGCCATCCTCGCGCAGCCGGTCATGCCCACGGCCACCGCCGCGCTGCTGGAAACCCTCGGCCAGCCGGAAGGCGCAGCCCGCCAGTTTGCGGCCATTCCGACGCCGATCGTCGCCGGGACGCCATTGCCTGCCCCTTCACCCGTTTTCCCCAAGTATGAGGAGCCGGCCGAGGCCTAG
- a CDS encoding ABC transporter ATP-binding protein, with product MTNETNVQRSRRSDSGNGPLQTRANTIVKAEDHGTPLELTDITIRYGGGKNGAEAVSVVEGFDLTLHAGEMHCVAGRSGSGKTSILTVGAGLTLPTSGRVFWEGVSLESMGDDEIADRRRALIGYVDQGGALIDGMSALENVLLPAVPDGEVEQRRDMAKDLLDLVGLGRRMRHRPAQLSGGERQRVAIARALILGTRVLVVDEPTASLDRASANRIISILKDTTSDGIAVLVASHDHELVRLSDTLTELI from the coding sequence ATGACAAACGAGACGAATGTTCAACGGAGCCGCCGGTCCGACTCCGGCAACGGCCCTCTCCAGACGCGCGCCAACACCATCGTCAAGGCCGAAGACCACGGGACCCCTCTGGAGCTGACTGACATCACCATCCGCTACGGCGGCGGCAAGAACGGCGCCGAAGCCGTCAGCGTAGTGGAGGGTTTTGACCTGACCCTGCACGCGGGGGAGATGCACTGCGTTGCGGGCAGGAGCGGTTCCGGCAAGACCAGCATCCTGACAGTGGGCGCGGGACTGACGCTGCCGACGTCGGGCCGTGTTTTCTGGGAAGGCGTTTCCCTCGAAAGCATGGGCGATGACGAGATCGCAGACCGACGCCGGGCCCTGATCGGCTACGTGGACCAGGGCGGTGCCCTGATCGACGGCATGAGCGCACTCGAGAATGTGCTCCTGCCGGCAGTGCCGGACGGCGAAGTGGAGCAGCGCCGTGACATGGCCAAGGACCTGCTGGACCTCGTGGGCCTGGGCCGCAGGATGCGCCACCGTCCTGCCCAGCTGTCCGGCGGCGAACGTCAACGCGTGGCGATTGCCCGCGCGCTGATCCTGGGTACGCGGGTCCTGGTAGTGGATGAGCCCACCGCCAGCCTCGACCGGGCCTCAGCCAACCGCATCATCAGCATCCTCAAGGACACCACCTCAGACGGGATCGCCGTGCTGGTCGCTTCACATGACCATGAACTGGTCCGCCTGAGCGATACGCTGACTGAACTGATCTAG
- a CDS encoding acetolactate synthase large subunit produces MSKGSPISPSLMATKSAGAPKAPERADRSADHAAVVADLAAVSPVLGPNNVVPPTVMTGSEAIVRSLEELGVDDIFGLPGGAILPTYDPLMASSMNHVLVRHEQGAGHAAQGYAMVTGRVGVCIATSGPGATNLVTAIMDAHMDSVPLVAITGQVSSGVIGTDAFQEADIVGITMPITKHSFLVTDANEIPHVMAEAFHLASTGRPGPVLVDVAKDAQQGQMTFSWPPKIDLPGYRPVTRGHNKQVREAAKLIAAASKPVLYVGGGVVKAHASAELRELAELTGAPVVTTLMARGVFPDSHPQHVGMPGMHGTVSAVTALQQSDLLITLGARFDDRVTGILKSFAPHAKVIHADIDPAEISKNRTADVPIVGSVKEIIPELTEAVRTQFDTSGTPDLTTWWAFLNNLKETYPLGWTEPDDGLSAPQRVIERIGALTGPEGIYVAGVGQHQMWAAQFIKYERPHAWLNSGGAGTMGYAVPAAMGAKVGEPDRVVWAIDGDGCFQMTNQELATCAINKIPIKVAIINNSSLGMVRQWQTLFYEGRYSNTDLNTGHNTVRIPDFVKLADAYGCASFRCERDEDIDATIQKALEINDRPVVVDFVVSPNSMVWPMVPAGVSNDQIQVARNMTPEWEEED; encoded by the coding sequence ATGAGCAAAGGATCGCCGATCAGCCCCTCGCTGATGGCTACTAAGTCCGCTGGAGCCCCCAAGGCTCCGGAACGCGCCGACCGATCGGCTGACCATGCCGCCGTCGTCGCTGATCTTGCTGCTGTCTCTCCTGTCCTTGGGCCGAACAACGTTGTACCCCCAACGGTGATGACCGGCTCAGAAGCTATTGTCCGCTCGCTCGAAGAACTCGGCGTCGACGATATTTTTGGTTTGCCCGGTGGCGCGATCCTGCCTACCTACGACCCCTTGATGGCCTCCAGCATGAATCACGTCCTGGTCCGTCACGAACAGGGAGCCGGCCACGCCGCGCAAGGCTATGCCATGGTTACCGGCCGGGTGGGCGTGTGTATCGCCACCTCCGGCCCCGGTGCCACCAACCTCGTTACCGCCATCATGGATGCCCACATGGACTCCGTGCCGCTGGTGGCCATCACCGGCCAGGTGTCCAGCGGCGTGATCGGCACTGACGCATTCCAGGAAGCGGACATTGTCGGCATCACCATGCCGATCACCAAGCATTCCTTCCTGGTCACCGACGCCAACGAGATCCCGCATGTGATGGCCGAGGCGTTCCACCTGGCATCCACGGGCCGGCCCGGTCCGGTGCTGGTTGACGTTGCCAAGGACGCCCAGCAGGGGCAGATGACCTTCTCCTGGCCGCCCAAGATAGACCTTCCGGGCTACCGCCCCGTGACGCGGGGGCACAACAAGCAGGTCCGCGAAGCGGCGAAGCTGATCGCGGCCGCCAGCAAGCCGGTGCTGTACGTCGGCGGCGGCGTGGTGAAGGCGCACGCCTCTGCCGAGCTCCGCGAGCTGGCGGAACTGACCGGAGCGCCGGTGGTCACCACACTGATGGCCCGCGGTGTGTTCCCCGATTCGCACCCGCAGCACGTGGGCATGCCGGGCATGCACGGCACGGTGTCGGCTGTTACGGCGCTGCAGCAGTCCGACCTCCTCATCACCCTCGGCGCGCGCTTTGACGACAGGGTCACAGGCATCCTGAAAAGCTTCGCTCCGCACGCCAAGGTCATCCATGCGGACATTGATCCCGCCGAGATCTCCAAGAACCGTACGGCCGATGTGCCCATCGTGGGATCGGTCAAGGAGATCATTCCCGAGCTCACCGAGGCGGTGCGCACCCAGTTTGATACCTCCGGCACCCCGGATCTCACCACATGGTGGGCTTTCCTGAACAACCTCAAGGAAACCTACCCGCTGGGCTGGACGGAGCCCGACGACGGACTCAGCGCACCGCAGCGCGTCATCGAACGGATCGGTGCCCTGACCGGACCCGAGGGGATCTATGTTGCCGGCGTCGGCCAGCACCAGATGTGGGCTGCTCAGTTCATCAAGTACGAGCGCCCGCATGCCTGGCTGAACTCCGGCGGGGCAGGCACCATGGGCTATGCCGTACCCGCTGCCATGGGCGCCAAGGTAGGGGAGCCCGACCGGGTGGTCTGGGCGATCGACGGCGACGGCTGCTTCCAGATGACCAACCAGGAACTCGCCACCTGCGCCATCAACAAGATTCCCATCAAGGTTGCCATCATCAATAACTCCTCGCTGGGCATGGTCCGGCAGTGGCAGACCCTCTTCTATGAGGGCCGCTACTCCAACACGGACCTGAACACCGGCCACAACACCGTCCGCATCCCGGACTTCGTGAAGCTGGCCGACGCCTACGGCTGCGCCTCGTTCCGCTGCGAACGCGACGAGGACATCGATGCGACCATCCAGAAGGCCCTTGAAATCAACGACCGACCCGTGGTCGTCGATTTTGTGGTGAGCCCCAACTCCATGGTGTGGCCAATGGTGCCCGCTGGCGTGAGCAACGACCAGATCCAGGTTGCCCGCAACATGACCCCGGAATGGGAAGAGGAGGACTGA
- the ilvN gene encoding acetolactate synthase small subunit, producing the protein MSRHTLSVLVEDKPGVLTRVASLFARRAFNINSLAVGPTEVPGMSRMTVVVDADGDLIEQITKQLNKLVNVIKIVELTSESSVQRDHILVKVRADAATRLQVTQAADLFRASVVDVSTDSVVIEATGHPEKLTALLSVLEPFGIREIVQSGTLAVGRGSRSMSDRALRSA; encoded by the coding sequence ATGAGCCGCCACACACTGTCCGTTCTGGTCGAAGACAAACCCGGTGTATTGACCCGCGTTGCGAGCCTTTTTGCGCGCCGTGCCTTTAACATCAACTCCCTGGCTGTCGGACCGACGGAAGTTCCGGGCATGTCCCGGATGACCGTCGTCGTCGACGCCGACGGTGATCTCATTGAACAGATCACCAAGCAGCTCAACAAACTGGTCAACGTGATCAAGATTGTTGAGCTGACCTCCGAATCTTCCGTACAGCGCGACCACATCCTGGTCAAGGTACGTGCGGATGCCGCAACTCGTCTGCAGGTGACCCAGGCCGCAGACCTGTTCCGAGCTTCAGTGGTTGACGTCTCCACAGACTCCGTTGTCATTGAAGCAACAGGCCATCCCGAAAAGCTCACTGCGCTGCTCTCAGTGCTGGAGCCCTTCGGCATCCGCGAAATTGTGCAGTCCGGCACCTTGGCCGTTGGACGGGGATCCCGCTCCATGAGTGACAGGGCCCTACGCTCGGCGTAA
- the ilvC gene encoding ketol-acid reductoisomerase, whose translation MTEMFYDDDADLSIIQGRTVAVIGYGSQGHAHALSLRDSGVDVRVGLKEGSKSRAKAEAEGLRVLDVAAAVAEADLIMVLTPDQVQRHVYAEDIAPNLQAGDALFFGHGFNIRYGYIQPPADVDVALVAPKGPGHIVRREFEAGRGVPDLIAVEQNASGKAKELALSYAKAIGGTRAGVIETTFTEETETDLFGEQAVLCGGASQLIQYGFETLTEAGYKPEVAYFEVLHELKLIVDLMVEGGIAKQRWSVSDTAEYGDYVSGPRVITPEVKENMKAVLADIQNGAFAKRFIDDQDAGAPEFAELRKKGEDHPIEATGRELRKLFSWIKTSDDYTEGSVAR comes from the coding sequence GTGACTGAAATGTTCTACGACGACGACGCCGACCTGTCGATCATCCAGGGCCGCACCGTTGCCGTCATCGGTTACGGATCCCAAGGCCACGCCCACGCCCTGAGCCTGCGCGATTCCGGCGTTGACGTCCGCGTCGGCCTGAAGGAAGGCTCCAAGTCCCGCGCTAAGGCCGAGGCTGAGGGCCTGCGCGTCCTCGACGTCGCCGCTGCCGTTGCCGAAGCGGACCTCATCATGGTCCTCACCCCGGACCAGGTCCAGCGCCACGTGTACGCCGAAGACATCGCCCCCAACCTGCAGGCCGGCGACGCCCTGTTCTTTGGCCACGGCTTCAACATCCGCTACGGCTACATCCAGCCGCCGGCCGACGTCGACGTCGCCCTGGTGGCACCGAAGGGCCCCGGCCACATCGTGCGCCGCGAATTCGAAGCCGGCCGCGGTGTCCCGGACCTGATCGCCGTGGAGCAGAACGCCTCCGGCAAGGCCAAGGAACTGGCCCTGTCCTACGCCAAGGCCATCGGCGGCACCCGTGCCGGCGTCATCGAGACCACCTTCACGGAAGAGACCGAAACGGACCTCTTCGGCGAGCAGGCTGTTCTCTGCGGCGGCGCTTCGCAGCTCATCCAGTACGGCTTCGAGACCCTCACCGAGGCCGGCTACAAGCCCGAGGTTGCCTACTTCGAGGTCCTGCACGAGCTCAAGCTCATCGTTGACCTGATGGTCGAAGGCGGCATCGCCAAGCAGCGCTGGAGCGTCTCCGACACCGCGGAATACGGCGACTACGTCTCCGGCCCGCGGGTCATCACCCCCGAGGTGAAGGAAAACATGAAGGCTGTCCTGGCCGACATCCAGAACGGTGCTTTCGCCAAGCGCTTCATCGACGACCAGGACGCGGGAGCTCCGGAGTTCGCCGAGCTGCGCAAGAAGGGTGAGGACCACCCGATCGAGGCCACCGGCCGCGAACTGCGCAAGCTGTTCTCCTGGATCAAGACGAGCGACGACTACACCGAGGGCTCCGTAGCCCGCTAG
- a CDS encoding ABC transporter permease, with protein MNAVQRFIRSKVLLLTAAILIAAMCLSVLVQGQSQAALNRTVDENSRGLYDVLVQAKAGSGALMQPEIANGSGGVSFDQLEAIRGLSETSVAAPISLVSRVTQNLEAPRLDAMDYLGYNSGLAGTATTDQAAGATDPSKWPAAESVLSDSPKTYRLTASAVSSDGVSEQTLFKSTAEGSLGKAKLVEEKAAGGSSIRIAPPAGETGIKFPAPAGGSEHNLFNLSVSLPLSPEVTESVVAVDPVSERALLGSAGDFLAPLEKAPPADARNAGAIGRHFESLFTNGISMEELNQGPDFLGVKLKYWAPLMTQYQQAKRDGQLTADSQAIPLIVRSGTSLDLKYNVKIEEIDAAGKVVKEVGTASRSLGKDYLPFVSKDPFALSWPGSTDHSDLLGSAGNFNQGLYTPATWSTDFAAAPKYTDGSTAGNGAVEKNAVPGDWVTVNRLPEKAANGAPVDQTQREPVDERSYREDLATGEKLAAPLAMVYGTFDPNAVEQAAGDVNRLPLGGYDPTPLTLTKDGDGKAVTATELKPSLSATGLASQSAGAITDFYGLAAARGYKDNASVIDAVRVRAKAPGSWKQAQPEVEKLAAEIRDMGLEATVVAGSAREDANIFVPGYSKDDAGKESALGTVQQSWVRQNAADAVSGSLTGTNITLLFLTLCGAALLTGASTVSYIRKRKREAGTLRAMGWTQRRVRSWVLEEFAVGAALLAVAGTVLSLLSWSLTTVIVSVSVLVLYAAAAFFAAQQLRHRDEVDQEPQHDERLIPVDSPLTFANRQLSTNKFNTLSLAVAVGVFGAAVGGLIALLIDIPRAAGASALSGLAAASVALPSIVLALSGVIVGLVLTLVTGRFELNAKREYLGILEAMGWNPDMLRQVRIFENALVGTVALPLGVLGALGIGLLLAPYAALWAGVAGLVAVLCWIPIATKVVQ; from the coding sequence ATGAACGCCGTCCAAAGGTTCATCAGAAGCAAAGTGCTGCTGCTGACCGCGGCCATCTTGATCGCAGCCATGTGCTTGTCGGTCCTCGTCCAAGGCCAGTCGCAGGCCGCGCTCAACCGGACGGTGGATGAGAATTCACGCGGACTGTATGACGTCCTGGTGCAGGCCAAGGCCGGCTCGGGGGCGCTCATGCAGCCGGAGATTGCCAACGGCAGCGGCGGCGTCAGCTTTGACCAGCTGGAGGCCATCCGGGGCCTTTCCGAGACCTCGGTGGCGGCGCCCATCAGCCTGGTGTCGCGGGTGACGCAGAACCTGGAAGCGCCCCGGCTCGATGCCATGGACTACCTCGGCTACAACTCCGGGCTCGCAGGCACGGCCACAACCGACCAGGCGGCCGGCGCAACGGACCCCAGCAAATGGCCGGCCGCTGAATCCGTCCTGAGCGATTCGCCCAAGACTTACCGGCTTACGGCCAGCGCCGTCAGCTCCGACGGGGTCTCTGAGCAGACGCTGTTCAAGTCGACGGCGGAAGGCAGCCTGGGCAAAGCCAAACTCGTTGAGGAGAAGGCCGCAGGCGGCAGCAGCATCCGCATTGCCCCTCCTGCCGGTGAGACCGGCATCAAGTTCCCCGCACCAGCGGGCGGGTCCGAGCACAACCTCTTCAACCTTTCGGTGTCACTGCCGCTGTCTCCTGAGGTGACAGAGTCAGTCGTCGCCGTCGATCCCGTGTCGGAGCGCGCGCTGCTCGGTTCTGCAGGCGACTTCCTGGCTCCGCTGGAAAAGGCGCCGCCCGCGGATGCCCGGAACGCCGGCGCTATTGGACGCCACTTCGAAAGCCTCTTCACCAACGGCATCAGCATGGAGGAACTGAACCAGGGACCTGACTTCCTGGGCGTCAAGCTCAAGTACTGGGCACCCCTCATGACCCAGTACCAGCAGGCGAAACGCGACGGGCAGCTGACCGCGGATTCCCAGGCCATTCCCCTGATTGTCCGTTCGGGCACGTCCCTGGACCTGAAGTACAACGTCAAGATCGAGGAGATCGACGCAGCGGGCAAGGTGGTCAAGGAAGTCGGTACAGCTTCGCGCTCCCTGGGCAAGGACTACCTGCCGTTTGTGTCCAAGGACCCCTTCGCGCTGTCATGGCCCGGTTCCACCGACCATTCCGACCTGCTCGGCAGCGCCGGAAACTTCAACCAGGGCCTTTACACTCCGGCCACCTGGAGCACGGACTTCGCGGCCGCGCCGAAATACACCGATGGCAGCACCGCCGGGAACGGCGCCGTCGAGAAGAACGCCGTTCCCGGCGACTGGGTCACTGTCAACCGGCTTCCCGAGAAGGCCGCCAACGGCGCCCCGGTGGACCAGACCCAGCGCGAGCCCGTGGACGAGCGGTCCTACCGCGAGGATCTGGCGACCGGAGAGAAGCTCGCGGCACCCCTGGCGATGGTCTACGGGACCTTTGACCCCAACGCCGTCGAACAGGCAGCCGGTGACGTCAACAGGCTGCCACTGGGCGGCTACGACCCCACCCCGCTGACCCTGACCAAGGACGGCGACGGCAAAGCCGTCACCGCCACTGAGCTCAAGCCCTCATTGAGCGCCACCGGGCTTGCCAGCCAGTCGGCCGGGGCCATCACGGACTTTTATGGCCTGGCTGCTGCCCGCGGCTATAAGGACAACGCCTCCGTCATCGACGCCGTTCGTGTCCGGGCGAAGGCGCCTGGCAGCTGGAAGCAGGCCCAGCCCGAAGTTGAAAAGCTCGCCGCTGAAATCCGCGATATGGGCCTGGAAGCCACCGTCGTGGCCGGCTCGGCCCGCGAGGACGCCAATATATTCGTCCCCGGCTACTCCAAGGACGACGCCGGCAAGGAATCCGCCCTGGGCACCGTCCAGCAGTCGTGGGTCAGGCAGAATGCCGCCGACGCCGTCTCCGGCTCGCTCACAGGCACCAACATCACGCTTCTCTTCCTGACGCTCTGCGGCGCCGCGCTGCTGACCGGAGCTTCCACCGTCAGTTACATCCGCAAACGCAAGCGGGAAGCCGGCACCCTGCGGGCCATGGGGTGGACCCAGCGGCGGGTAAGGAGCTGGGTGCTTGAGGAATTCGCTGTGGGAGCGGCGCTGCTTGCTGTGGCCGGGACCGTTCTGAGCCTGCTGAGCTGGAGCCTTACCACCGTCATCGTGTCGGTCTCTGTCCTTGTCCTGTACGCGGCAGCGGCATTCTTCGCTGCACAGCAGCTGCGCCACCGGGACGAGGTGGACCAGGAACCGCAGCACGATGAGCGGCTCATCCCCGTGGATTCACCCCTGACGTTCGCCAACCGGCAGCTCAGCACCAACAAGTTCAACACGCTGTCGCTGGCCGTCGCGGTGGGTGTGTTCGGAGCCGCGGTGGGCGGGCTGATTGCACTGCTGATCGACATCCCGCGTGCCGCCGGTGCCAGTGCGCTCAGCGGCCTGGCTGCTGCCAGTGTTGCGTTGCCCAGCATCGTCCTGGCGCTCTCGGGAGTGATTGTTGGACTCGTGCTGACCTTGGTCACCGGCCGCTTCGAGCTGAACGCCAAGCGCGAGTACCTTGGCATCCTCGAGGCCATGGGCTGGAACCCGGACATGCTCCGCCAGGTCCGGATCTTCGAGAACGCGCTCGTGGGAACCGTGGCCCTGCCACTGGGAGTCCTGGGCGCCCTGGGCATAGGACTGCTCCTCGCCCCGTATGCCGCACTGTGGGCCGGAGTCGCCGGCCTCGTGGCTGTACTTTGCTGGATACCGATTGCAACGAAAGTGGTCCAATGA